GAAtacgaaaaagaagaaaaaagaaattttaatcgcTGGATATCACAACCTCGGACAAAAGCGAGAAAAAAGAAACGCTATAttgaaaacgaaaaaaaaaaaaatatcatacatattaatatataatagatattatattattactgaatattatattaatatatgatgctatatattaaatatttctattatgTCCGTCTGCAAAGTCTATTAGAAGAGTCTATCCTGTCAACCTATTCTTGCGACCCATGTGAGTCTCCtcgaatatatatgtatatacatatatgtaagtgtgtgtatgcatgtatgtatgcatATAGAATGATCGAaaaatgattgttttcatatttCGAtgctgcaaaagtacgagcacaCATCATAAACGAGACGATTTGACGTTGGAGGGAAACGCGAACGGCTCTCTCTCGCTCTAATCTCGAATGATTATTATTCGTGTAGATCGTTCAATGATTAATCGCGCGAAGGAGCTTATCGGATCTGCAGATATCACGCGACTGCGGGCCGGAAATTATTTATTAGAATCGTGCCACCGAAATGCTTGCGTATGCTTAAGTTGACCTTTTTTCAAATAATCTTTTGCTGTTACGTAACAGTTTTTAAtcatatattatatacattacGTTTCTGATTAAAGCGACGAAATGTTTCAAAAGTTCCTCCAGACACGTCTACTTTTCCATCGTTAATTACTTTCGGGAAAAGCTTTCTTTTCTTCAGTTTCGATCATTTCTTTTACAAATTAAGCAATCATTGTAATCAAATTCTATTGTGTCGTTACCCATATCGTCGAATAAATCTATGGAATTATAAAGAGCTTACATGTAACGAGATTCTCTCGAACGATATGTTTTTATTGATCTCAACATCTAAGATACACGATTCTAAATTAATGTATTTCTTGAATCTAGTGCCGCGCGATGCAATAATTTAACGAGTTGTGTATGTATATGTTGGAACACGCAGTGGTATAAATTCATATGAGCAAATGTGTGTGTCTCAGCCCATGTTGTCGAAGCATCAATAAAAAAAGAGATTTTGTAAATCAGGCAGTTTTCTTCATCCCCGCGCCTTACTACTTCTATAACATTTAAACCAACTTTACTGTATCTCTTCCCCTTCATCTcttttttttaacaattatttctaCGGTTATCAAAAAATACCTTTTGGTCGAAATAGGTAGCCCTTTTCTCCTTTATTTAATTTTCCAAAAAATCGAATTAGTGCCCCGTATGACACCCATTTTCATTCAATTCAAGGTACTTCACTGAGCACCGTTTTCGATACGCTTGCGTGAAAAAGTCAGGCCTGGCCCGTCTGGTAACATAGCGTACACGTTGTAGTACCGCACAATTAAGATCTTTGtgtttaataaatataaatagtatGTCTAGTTTTGTACAATTCATTCAGGAAAACATACTTTTTGGAATTTTGTCAGTAATATGGCTACTTTTCTCGTGGAAATTTTATTTGTGCCTACGTCAAGTAAGTTGATcgtaatcttgaaattttcctACACGTACATTGTTGGATTTGTAAAATCTTTTGCATTATATTTTCAGCGTGCTTTGATGATGCGTTTGGTCGATTTACCATCCTCTGTGAAAGTTATAATGACAAAGGATATTTATGATAAAGCACGCAACTATGATTTAGATAGATTGAACTTCAACAATTTTAAGGACATTTATTCTAAAGTCTTCACTACGGTATGGAATTTGAATTAGTTTTAGTAATTTAAATAATGAAATTGCAATATCATAACATAGTAATTTTGTTATGGTGTAGTACTTATAGGTCATTAAATACTTATAGGTCATTTTATTAACTTCATGTTTTCATCGGTTCTGGCATTGGAGCATTGATGTGACAAAATACTTTAATCTCAACCATGAGAATGAAATTCTTGTGGGTGCTATTTGTATATTCATTATAAATGCTATTTATGATGCAACCGATCTACCATTGAAAATCTATGATACATTTGTTGTGGAAcaaaaacatggattcaataaaGAGGtaaggaaattaaaattttattttcaaaattgtagTAAAACTTTTTAGTTTCCTACAATTTTTATGAACATTATATTGaacatttttgtattattatcaATTGTGTCTGTTACATCAAAACCCACATATTAATTTCAGACACCATTGTTTTTTGTCAAAGACCAACTTCTTAAATTTGTTGTTGCACAAGTGACTGCAGTACCTCTCCTTTGTGCTATGATATGGATTATAAAGAATGGAGGAGATTACTTCTTCCTTTATCTTTGGATCTTTGTAATCTTTGTTACTATTATCATGATGATCTTGTATCCAGAATTTATTGCACCTCTGTTTGATAAATATACACCACTCCCAGATGGGGaattgaaaacaaaaattgagGCACTGGCAGCATCTTTCAATTTTCCACTTTATAAACTATTTATTGTTGAAGGATCAAAACGGTCTTCACACAGTAATGCATACTTGTATGGGTTTCATAAATATAAGAGAATTGTCCTGTTTGACACTCTGGTGAAAGAGTACTATAAACCAGCAGAGGGTGAAACAGAATTAAAAGGATGTGAAACAGATGAAGTATTAGCAGTATTGACACATGAATTAGGACATTGGAAATATTATCATACACTGAAAGGATTTGTACTTGTTCAGGTAATtactttgtttttaatttttttcataatacaTAAGCTTTAAAATTGTATTGTCACACCAATATATTTGAAATTAGAACGTCTTACATTTATATATCGAAAAATATCGCAAAAACTATGTGTTTGGGTGATAGTCAAGCTTCACGATTAAACGCGATAGTCAAGCGTGGCTACTGCGCCGTCGGTTGTGACGCCTGGTTTATACTGTTAAATTccgttgttttattttttttcaaaatccCTAATCTTATATTTTCACAGGTAAGCTTTCTGATAAATATCCTTTTATTTGCAAAGCTTCTTGATTGCAAACCTATATATGAAGCCTTTGGCTTTTATGACTCACAACCTACATTAATAGGACTCATTATTATTACTACGTATATTTTAATACCTGTAAATACGGTAAGTTCAGATCATTGTCTGATCGGGGACACGAGCGTTAAAACGACGTGCGTTGCGACGGACATTACAACGTTTATTGTAGAAATACATTGTCGTATATTAGAGACCACACATTACGAACGTGCCGTCGTTTTCAACGTCCGTCGCAACGTGCGACGGTCCACATCTTTTGCATGTACAAAACCTTAAACTACTTTTAACGTTTCTTTTTTAGATAATAAAGTTTATATCGGTATTACAAGGAAGAAAATTTGAATTTGAAGCAGATAAATTTGCTAGAATTCAGGGATACGGAAAAGCATTGAAAACAGCATtgattaaattacaaaaagataATCTTTGTTACCCTCTTTATGACAAACTATATTCTGGTTGGCATCACACCCACCCCCCACTTCTTGAAAGACTCGAAGCTATCGATAAAGATGATTaattatacaatatttttaaaattatacttGTTTATTTTGTCATACGAATAATTACTAACATTATACGATCAATGGGGGAAAATCATAATATTGAGTCGAATTTTAATTCAAGGTATATCAATTtactttcaaaatattttctaaatttatgaataaacttaaaatatagaaccagctgttattgaaAAATGGtaagttaaattaattttaagaaatcaatttttttattttaagtgTAATTATGTTATTTAGATATTTTGTAAGATGACTAATCTAATtagttaattgaaaatgaaagtTCTACGAAATAATTCTTTAAACATAAAATATACATAATCATTCTGCCACATGCTTAattaaaatagtaaataattaattgataaaaaaaattttaattgtttaattGAACCAttaacataattttataaaattgttaatttaaCATTCATCCATTTCATCACAGAATAATTGTcacaattataaataatgcaTATTCATGATAGCTTGTGAAAACTaccagtattttttttaaatactaatAATGAAAAAATGATGTACAATATTTAGAACATAATAGTTAAAAATAAGTTACGAATTTATTTCATGATCTGTTGTAAACAAAGATGTTTTCCTATAACCtagtacttttatactttttaatattctttatcCTTAATGATAAGAAGTTGGCATTTCATAAACTGAGCATTGTTGTTTCTTAAAACCAATTGTATACATTCAATGTCACATATGTAAAGGGTAcacaattatttatattactGTCTAGTGTTAATTGTAACATGtataattttgtattaaataCATTGTCTACAAATAAATAATCATTTGGTAAAGTACTTGATGAATAGAATTCCTATTAAACTATTATTTTCTGTTAGTTTATTTAAATCCTAAGGCATGTGTAAAATACTGAATACTTAATCCTCTACAGAAAATGTAGTTTCTGTAATATTAACCCAATATGAAACTTTATAGACTTTGTAAAGTTTTATTAAACCATCATTCAGTAATTCAATGTTTTCCCTCGTGCGGCACGAATCTATGTCACATGTTGTTTATTAAAATGCATTCGAATAACATACTTGAAATTCAAAATTTAAAGAACAAAAAAACTTTTAGTTTTATTAGTATAGTATTAGTGGCTTTATTTtaagatttttattaattatcgtaTATCCATAATCAAAGTAATTGTAAATGATGGTTGTAGGATTAGTTGCATTGTGTTTTCCCTCCTTTTCAACGATATAACAATTTGAAGtggatattaaagaaaataagcaaTTCTGATCTGTGACGTTTGGTTTGTATATTGTACTGTGTATATTAAAATTCCTCAATATTTTTACACGTGttcgattttattttaaaatttattccagtgttatcttctaaccTGTATACTATTTTTGACACGCTCGAAATCGTTGGCGGAAGTTTATgagaattttatatttgtaaaaattaaagggatattatttttGTACAAACTATTTTTTATTGTTTCGTGCAGTAGTATTCAAACAAACGTTAAGGATGTTTGAAGCACATAGCATTAACGCCGAGCACAAGGATTTGATTCACGACATCGCATACGATTTTTATGGACAGCGAATGGCAACATGCTCCAGTGATCAATTTGTAAAAGTAACTAATTTGTAGTCAATGCTTGTGCAGCTGTATTATCAAAATTTATTGTTGTGGTCATATGTGAAGCTTACCAAATTTATGTAGGTCTGGGATGAAGATGAGCATGGAAATTGGCATTTAACTGCATCTTGGAAAGCCCATAGCGGTTCTGTATGGAAAGTTACTTGGGCCCATCCTGAATTTGGTCAGGTTCTTGCAACATGTTCTTTTGATAGGACTGCGGCTGTGTGGGAAGAGATAGGTAGGATTAGAATCTGGTATTACATTTTTTTCCTACACTGTAATTAGTTATTTGATAGCTATGCATGGTATTAACAGTTGGGGAAGGATCGGGTCCTGGAGAACGTGGTATGAGACATTGGCTTAGGAGGACAAATTTGGTAGATTCCCGAAAGTCTGTTACAGATGTAAAATTTGCACCTAAAACACTAGGTCTTTTGTTAGCCACTTGTAGCGAGGATGGAGTGATAAGAATATATGAAGCTCCTGATGTTATGAATTTGAGTCAATGGACTTTGCAACATGATATTAGTTGTAAGCTTCAATGTAGTTGTCTCTCATGGAATCCTTCTCTTTCAAGGTAAAGAAATAACAATGTCCCatgagaatatatttcatttatgttttaaaattattcaGTGTTTCATTATATATCATGTACAATAGGCTACATCCACCAATGTTAGCTGTCGCGAGCGATGATTCAAACCCATCTACCGGAGGAAAAGTTTTTATTTACGAATATTCCGAAAGTAGTAGAAGATGGGCAAAAACAGAAGCATTGCAAATTCAAGACCCTGTCCATGACATtgcattctctccaaatttaggTAGAAGTTTTCATACATTGGCTATTGCAACAAAAGATGTACGAATAATTACGTTGAAACCTATATTGTTGTAAGTATGAGTCATAATTTCGTAAACTTGTACGAATGTTGAACAAATAAGTAAATACAAGACATTGTTACCATTCTTATAGGGACAGTGTACAAAGCGGTTCGGCACGTTTCGAAATTACTGTAGCAGCACAATTTTCTGATCACGACTTTACGGTATGGCGCGTATGTTGGAATATTATGGGAACTATTTTAGCAAGTTCGGGAGATGACGGTTGTGTTCGATTATGGAaagataattatattaataattggaAGTGTGTTGCTGTTTTGAAAGGAGATGGCACTTCTGCTCAAAGTGCAGAAACTCCTACAGCAGCAACACCACCCAACCATTCTACAGGAACACAACAAACACCCTCTACAACAAGGTACTACAAATTGGGTTCCATTAGCCATCCAAATCAAGTGCCTTGGCATTAGAAAAAATGATTTAAGTTTTATCACAATTAATGGCTTTGTACTCTTTGTTATTTCATACAACTGTGTACTGTTTGTATGAAAACTATTGGATTTATACTTATACAATAAAGGCATTGATTACtcttattttgtaataaaattctgTTTTTAGTTTTTGCTAGCACTAAACCGATTTAAAACAATTATAAGTTTGTAGTAACGCACTCTACTATTGTTTCAGTAATTTGTATTTTTTGTAAATTAAGATATGTACAATGTGTATGTTTTCttagaattttttataataaatcttGTGTTAATCGATAGTTGTTCAACGATTTAGTCAAAACgttaaatttactgtttccTAAAAGAGTACTGGTCATTTTAGAATGTAAATTTAAAAGGGGAGACTTTGCTGAAAAGATTattaatcgaaaatattttatattttgtaatatGTGAAATTATTAAATTGCGAATTGCAGGTATACTAATTGATTAGGTAGTTTTTTTTGAGcgttaaaataattgtaaatattgAATTATCATATACGCACACTTGGATATATTGTCTGATACATACTTTAGAAACTATTTTACAGAAAACATTTCTCAGTCAATTTGTACTGTTTTCTAATTAATAAATGctgtatttatattataatacacCTCTTTATTCTTTTCCTACCTCAAAATGCTAAGTAAGTTATCTCACAATTAGGATGTCCAGATAATTTATTTCTTTGATCATCTAAatagttttcattttattttcagaAGTGCAACTATAGCAACAGTAACCGCAGAGAAGCCTACGGTTGCAGTTATGTGTATCAATAAATGGCAAGCACCCGTTACAAAGGGTCGTTTCAGTAAATCTGTGTGGTTGGGAAATCCTAGCGAAGCAACTCCACCACCACCCCCCATTTTAGAGTGTTCCAAGACAAAAAAATAACTACAATtaacataattattattatgtttttAAAGGTTTTTATTGCATTTAGTAATTATGAGTGATAAAAAACAAATAACTTAAGCAGATTTATGTCAGGTACTATTTTTATGCCATTTAacagtattatttttattatacattattaaatttcatagaAAAGAAtctatgaaaaataaaatttctctgATATGTACTTACTATTGTTAAATGATTACAATGTATAACAATAGTTAatgaaataattgtaattataattttacgCAGTTATTTTAAGCACAATATCAGTATTTTGTACATAATTATGTGTAAACCTAATTCAGACGCCTATCATTTTAAATTTCCCTTTGTAATTTtacgtatatttatttttattgttgtAGATACCTTTGTATCCAATTTGAATAAATGATTTATTAAATGATTGATCTTTTTCGAGATTTatattcgaaagtacatttGTAACATTACTTACTCAATggcgatccaaagtagaaaagaaCGCTTCCCCTCGAACGCAAACCGAAATCCTAACCGAAACGTCTCGTACTACGCATGtcaaattcaaatttaaaagattgttaattaaaatttaaaaatttttaatttaagcttaaaaatttgaattataaTCGTATAGTGTGTATTCGAAATCTATCGAGAGatctattatttaataataataatgtaattTTGTAACAAGATCATTTTAAATTTGATAGTAGTCACTTAATTGTAGTTGAACGACTAACGCAGTCACTGTCTCTACCATTGCGCACTTCCGTTACTTGATTCCCACATGCTTGATCGTTGTGTCCGTTAAATTTGTGATATTGAGGGAATTTTATCGATTAAAACAGTTCTTATTTGTGTCAGTGTTTCAAAATATTCGTAAAGTAAGTGGTAGCTAAGTGTTCTTTCTGTAAAAAGTTATATATATAATGAAACGCGTGTTTGAACCTGCCAGGAAGAGCATGCTGGACGTGGTGAGAAAGAATCTTCGTGCAGCCGGAAGGGTGAgaacaattttatttcattaatgTTCGCTACTTTATGTTTGATGCTCGATTATATTTGTAATTGCATATCGTGCCCTTTCCATTTGTATGAAAAAAGTATTTTTACGTTGCTTGAACATGGAATGCGTATTATGACGCCACCTATGTTTGTCGAGAATACTTTTTGAAATAGTTCgttcatatattttattttaagactcaatgcgaaattggaGAATGAATAGGcaattatttatacatattctattCCTACAAGGAAATTATTTTTCCTAGTGTATATAATGCATGTACTTAACTTAAATGCACGTACGTATTATTTCATAGGTTACGTATATAACACGTATCGTATACATCGGAGAGTATGATGGTTCACATTCTAACTTAGAAAAGGTATAAATCATAAATGCAAATAATAGATGTATTAATAGTTTGGCAAAATTGGAATTAGTTTAAAAGGCGTGAAACACGAAATGCGCAATATAACCTTCAAATTGATGTACCATTTGTAGATTAGTTGTTAACGAATATAATTTACAGACAATGGAATATGTTATCAACGATTTAAAAGCAGATTGCGTCAATGTTCTTATAAGTGGATTGTTGCTTGTGTATCCGCAATACTACATTCACGTATTAGAGGTGAATAAAATTGCAATTAAAGCATTTAACTTACATTTAAACAGATCATGATAATCGAAGCTGTTAATGATACAGTGATTTTACGAGTTGATTAATCTGTCCTAATAACATAGGCGTCGGAAgatattatttataaacatttGAAAGCGCTGGATGATAACCATCGTGATAGTTGCAAACTCGAGAATGCAATATTTCTTCCATCTTATCATCATGTTCATCAAGTAAGCAATATagtaaaaataagaaagaacgaACAAAATAATATGTAACGATTAGCATATTTTCTGtttttttaaacgttgataactaTTAGAGATTCTTTTCGGAATGGTCCTACGTATAcacaatcccacccactttgatAGACAAATTGGAATCGTACGAACTAAATGAAATTCGGACGCAGGTGTCCAATTGTTTGAGAAAAGTATACACGTTATGCGATAATATCGCGAAGACGGTCCGCGATTTTGTAAGTGTTCTCGCTAGATTTGGAACAGAAAATGTTGGTTGCTCAAGATCACTTCTTATGTGCTGCAAACTTGTATTTTTACTATATTTGGAGGGAAAAATTCCAGTGAGATAGTTGCAAGCAGTGTGGTtagatcg
The Colletes latitarsis isolate SP2378_abdomen chromosome 14, iyColLati1, whole genome shotgun sequence DNA segment above includes these coding regions:
- the LOC143349757 gene encoding CAAX prenyl protease 1 homolog, which encodes MSSFVQFIQENILFGILSVIWLLFSWKFYLCLRQRALMMRLVDLPSSVKVIMTKDIYDKARNYDLDRLNFNNFKDIYSKVFTTVILLTSCFHRFWHWSIDVTKYFNLNHENEILVGAICIFIINAIYDATDLPLKIYDTFVVEQKHGFNKETPLFFVKDQLLKFVVAQVTAVPLLCAMIWIIKNGGDYFFLYLWIFVIFVTIIMMILYPEFIAPLFDKYTPLPDGELKTKIEALAASFNFPLYKLFIVEGSKRSSHSNAYLYGFHKYKRIVLFDTLVKEYYKPAEGETELKGCETDEVLAVLTHELGHWKYYHTLKGFVLVQVSFLINILLFAKLLDCKPIYEAFGFYDSQPTLIGLIIITTYILIPVNTIIKFISVLQGRKFEFEADKFARIQGYGKALKTALIKLQKDNLCYPLYDKLYSGWHHTHPPLLERLEAIDKDD
- the Nup44a gene encoding nuclear pore complex protein Nup44A isoform X1 — encoded protein: MFEAHSINAEHKDLIHDIAYDFYGQRMATCSSDQFVKVWDEDEHGNWHLTASWKAHSGSVWKVTWAHPEFGQVLATCSFDRTAAVWEEIVGEGSGPGERGMRHWLRRTNLVDSRKSVTDVKFAPKTLGLLLATCSEDGVIRIYEAPDVMNLSQWTLQHDISCKLQCSCLSWNPSLSRLHPPMLAVASDDSNPSTGGKVFIYEYSESSRRWAKTEALQIQDPVHDIAFSPNLGRSFHTLAIATKDVRIITLKPILLDSVQSGSARFEITVAAQFSDHDFTVWRVCWNIMGTILASSGDDGCVRLWKDNYINNWKCVAVLKGDGTSAQSAETPTAATPPNHSTGTQQTPSTTRSATIATVTAEKPTVAVMCINKWQAPVTKGRFSKSVWLGNPSEATPPPPPILECSKTKK
- the Nup44a gene encoding nuclear pore complex protein Nup44A isoform X2, which translates into the protein MFEAHSINAEHKDLIHDIAYDFYGQRMATCSSDQFVKVWDEDEHGNWHLTASWKAHSGSVWKVTWAHPEFGQVLATCSFDRTAAVWEEIVGEGSGPGERGMRHWLRRTNLVDSRKSVTDVKFAPKTLGLLLATCSEDGVIRIYEAPDVMNLSQWTLQHDISCKLQCSCLSWNPSLSRLHPPMLAVASDDSNPSTGGKVFIYEYSESSRRWAKTEALQIQDPVHDIAFSPNLGRSFHTLAIATKDVRIITLKPILLDSVQSGSARFEITVAAQFSDHDFTVWRVCWNIMGTILASSGDDGCVRLWKDNYINNWKCVAVLKGDGTSAQSAETPTAATPPNHSTGTQQTPSTTRYYKLGSISHPNQVPWH